One genomic window of Tribolium castaneum strain GA2 chromosome 10, icTriCast1.1, whole genome shotgun sequence includes the following:
- the LOC103313007 gene encoding prostaglandin E2 receptor EP2 subtype isoform X2: MHTVMANNTCEGMDEVGLLRYVIINLVFFIGVAGNLAALWILYKSAKTRNKKHVLLLRCLAVNDLVAEVGMFSIITLQKYKLIPVYWICVGFVLLRAFGIGSGCVAFVMALERWLALTRPFYYQQLVTYRILKIFVFSLWSGGALLTYLPLLGFGLYYNGKCCRYRDATELRDQIYAYMFLVFGTALCLCIAFCNLTVIWELSKIRPHGRVLMRRVSRSTMNSRVMAAKYQTPEEIAFAKLMAIICIIFVVCWAPQMISIPLAQFWKGSTFDGIFAKMANFLMCTYFTLDPYVYVLQRYIEKKKIALGCCWPRRSTEENVTSLPAVLQSEQDEKNLYVDRYL; this comes from the exons ATGCACACAG TCATGGCTAATAATACTTGTGAAGGCATGGATGAAGTCGGACTGCTCCGGTACGTCATAATCAACCTAGTCTTCTTCATCGGGGTTGCCGGCAACCTGGCCGCCCTGTGGATCCTTTACAAATCGGCCAAGACCAGAAACAAAAAGCACGTTTTATTGTTAAGGTGCCTAGCAGTCAACGATTTAGTGGCTGAAGTTGGTATGTTTTCCATTATAACTCtacaaaaatacaagttgATTCCCGTGTATTGGATTTGTGTTGGTTTTGTGTTACTTCGTGCTTTTGGAATCGGATCGGGATGTGTTGCTTTTGTGATGGCCCTCGAGCGATGGTTGGCCCTTACAAGACCTTTCTATTATCAACAG ctAGTCACTTaccgaattttaaaaatatttgtattctCTTTGTGGTCCGGAGGAGCCTTATTAACTTACCTTCCCCTTCTTGGTTTCGGATTGTACTACAACGGTAAATGTTGCAGATACAGAGACGCAACAGAACTTCGAGATCAAATATATGCTTACATGTTCTTGGTTTTCG GTACTGCGTTATGCTTGTGCATAGCATTTTGCAATTTAACTGTTATATGGGAGTTATCAAAAATCCGTCCACATGGCCGTGTTTTAATGAGGAGGGTTAGCAGGTCGACAATGAACAGCCGTGTTATGGCTGCAAAATATCAAACCCCCGAAGAAATAGCTTTTGCAAAATTGATGGCAATTATTTGTATCATATTTGTAGTTTGCTGGGCTCCTCAAATG ATCTCAATTCCATTAGCCCAGTTTTGGAAAGGTTCAACTTTTGATGGGatatttgcaaaaatggcaAATTTTCTCATGTGTACTTACTTTACTTTGGACCCGTACGTTTACGTGTTGCAGCGTTACAtcgaaaaaaagaaaatagcGCTGGGTTGTTGCTGGCCGCGCCGATCCACGG
- the LOC103313007 gene encoding prostaglandin E2 receptor EP2 subtype isoform X1 — MHTVMANNTCEGMDEVGLLRYVIINLVFFIGVAGNLAALWILYKSAKTRNKKHVLLLRCLAVNDLVAEVGMFSIITLQKYKLIPVYWICVGFVLLRAFGIGSGCVAFVMALERWLALTRPFYYQQLVTYRILKIFVFSLWSGGALLTYLPLLGFGLYYNGKCCRYRDATELRDQIYAYMFLVFGTALCLCIAFCNLTVIWELSKIRPHGRVLMRRVSRSTMNSRVMAAKYQTPEEIAFAKLMAIICIIFVVCWAPQMISIPLAQFWKGSTFDGIFAKMANFLMCTYFTLDPYVYVLQRYIEKKKIALGCCWPRRSTGSITTSSITAGTPTSVLLNPPSFTSPSIM, encoded by the exons ATGCACACAG TCATGGCTAATAATACTTGTGAAGGCATGGATGAAGTCGGACTGCTCCGGTACGTCATAATCAACCTAGTCTTCTTCATCGGGGTTGCCGGCAACCTGGCCGCCCTGTGGATCCTTTACAAATCGGCCAAGACCAGAAACAAAAAGCACGTTTTATTGTTAAGGTGCCTAGCAGTCAACGATTTAGTGGCTGAAGTTGGTATGTTTTCCATTATAACTCtacaaaaatacaagttgATTCCCGTGTATTGGATTTGTGTTGGTTTTGTGTTACTTCGTGCTTTTGGAATCGGATCGGGATGTGTTGCTTTTGTGATGGCCCTCGAGCGATGGTTGGCCCTTACAAGACCTTTCTATTATCAACAG ctAGTCACTTaccgaattttaaaaatatttgtattctCTTTGTGGTCCGGAGGAGCCTTATTAACTTACCTTCCCCTTCTTGGTTTCGGATTGTACTACAACGGTAAATGTTGCAGATACAGAGACGCAACAGAACTTCGAGATCAAATATATGCTTACATGTTCTTGGTTTTCG GTACTGCGTTATGCTTGTGCATAGCATTTTGCAATTTAACTGTTATATGGGAGTTATCAAAAATCCGTCCACATGGCCGTGTTTTAATGAGGAGGGTTAGCAGGTCGACAATGAACAGCCGTGTTATGGCTGCAAAATATCAAACCCCCGAAGAAATAGCTTTTGCAAAATTGATGGCAATTATTTGTATCATATTTGTAGTTTGCTGGGCTCCTCAAATG ATCTCAATTCCATTAGCCCAGTTTTGGAAAGGTTCAACTTTTGATGGGatatttgcaaaaatggcaAATTTTCTCATGTGTACTTACTTTACTTTGGACCCGTACGTTTACGTGTTGCAGCGTTACAtcgaaaaaaagaaaatagcGCTGGGTTGTTGCTGGCCGCGCCGATCCACGGGTAGTATCACCACTTCTTCAATAACAGC